The segment TGGCAGAGTTAAAGGGATTAATTAAATAGCTgtagatattttgatgtaaacgATTAAGCGAGAAATGATGAGTCAGAATTATTCACCTGCAACGCGTATTTCTACGCTGTCGGAACTCGAAGAATATTCGTTAGTCGCTTCGCATCGATATTGGCCAGAATCCTCTCGATTTGCATCACTGATGATAAGTCGATTGAgctctgaaaaaataaaaatttattatcctAAAGATTTATGATAACAAAAATGCTACATTATTAACACTaaatttatactaaaaataaaaaataaagatttgtaattgttatttattattttaaacttgtaatatttataaaaagaaattttaatgaactGTAGTATTGTGATTTTACCTGAAATCTTTATTCGATTGTCCGTCTGAATAAGTTGATCGTCCTTATACCACAGCACACGCGGAATTGGATAGCCATCCACCTTGCAGGGAAGACTTATATCACTGCCTTCAGGGAATTGCGTTTGCTCCAGCGATACGTTGACTTTGACCGGCactgtacaaataaaatttctcaacACTCACGTAACATTTCATTCagtaagttataaataaaaaattttataaagcaaaaatatgtaaaaattttatttcgagtaTACTTACTTCAATTTCGCTCGGTTCTACAATatcacaataaagaaaattgtgaattttattaaattctgcaCATGAAACAGCCAGTAAGCGAGTTATTAACACAGCCACAAGCAAAGTATAAAACACGCatgcagaagaaaaaaatgattaagagGAATACACTTGCACCGTCATTGtgtttatttgtgaaaaaaatgtaaggaTATTTTCACTgacttaaaaaattctctaCGGCAAGTTTCCAATTTAAAGCAACaagcttatttatttaactcaaTGATCAGCGCAACGTgactagaaaaaaaattagtcaTCACGTGGTCTCACCTTTGTACCTAGCGGATGGTTCGCCGGTGGTGGTTTCAAGAGGGATAACGTGAGGGATGTGAGATCTTGTGGGATAAGCAGGGGCGTAGGTCTGAGCCTCGGGAGACTGCGTTCTGATGGGTCTGTAAGGATACTGCGGTTTTTCACTGGTGGGTCTTCTCGGGGGTTGAACAAGGTATTTGTTGTACTCTTCGTGTTCGGGTTTAAAACTGAAGACCGGGCCGATCGCCTGCAAGATCACCGACCAGGAGGCCGGTGTGCCGATGCCATTGAACGCCTGGCAGGTGTAAATGCCGAGGCTAGTCAGGTCTACCGAGCGTATCAGAAGGCTATAGTCGGTGCCCTGCTCGAAATTGCTGGAAGTCAGAGGTAACATTTGGTCGCCGCGCCACCAAGTGACGTGTGGCCTTGGCCATCCCATGGCGTAACAATGCAGAGCTATCGGCGAGTTCATCGTCACCGTTATGCGAGTGTCGGGATCGCCAATGATTTCGACGGAGAGCTCGTGTGGTTCTAAAGAAATGCAAGAAAAGAGGCATGCACGACGTTTAGAGACAGAGGTGTTAATCGTGCCATCACcaggaaaattgaaaattaattgatatctGTATTAATCAGTGCTAGAAGTATTATGAAACTCATTTCACGGCAGCGATAGTACATTTGACTACAGAACAAACCCACAACAATACACAGATACCGATGTTTCGGCAAACacaaattattactaaatataagtagaaaattCTATGTTATGTGCGACGTGTGTTATGTGAATGTTAAACATTCACATAAACCAATCAACGAGAGAGACATTCACCAAATTAGTGCAAATTCCACACTATCTAACAGTGTGTTAATGCTATTCTACTCAAAGTTGTGCAATCAAAACCGGTCCTCAcaaggtaaaaaaataaattctttacgCACCTGTAACATCCAATTGATACTCCGCTCTTACCGGCGGCCCTAAGCCGTTATCAGCAGTGCACACGTAAGTCCCTCGATCGTAAGTGTATAAGTTGATAATCTGAAGAGATCCGTCGAGTAGTATACGCCGCCTTTCCTCGGAAGGTccaatctaaaaaattatgttgccGAATTTTACGACTCGAATAATAAGgaataattttccaattatGGCCATGAATTCGTTGGTCACATTTTTCTCGAGtatacaagtaaaatatatttattttgtaattgtcgCTAGATATGTTACCAATGTAGTATCCTTTCTCCACGTGATGATTGGCCTGGGTGTTCCTAGCGCGACGCATTTTAGCGTGATGTAGCCACCCTCCTGCGCGCTCACTTGCGGCTCCTCGGGCTCTTGAATCTTTGCAGGCTCTCCGCCGTATAGCGGCGGGGTGACAGCGGTCCGCGCCGTTGTCAGGGGTTCCTCCGGCGCGGGTTCCAAACAGGACGTGCCGCAGCCGCTGTTACAGCATTTCCATTCGCCAGTACAATCCGCGTCTGTGACACATTCTTGCTCGCATCTCGTGCTGTTGGACACTTTCGGGCAGCGGCCGGGTTTAACAACTGCaagaacaatataattttatttatttacttacagGCAACATCTTTGGACGTAACTACagtaaagaattatttgaaaaaataattgaacggaaaaattttaaactgagattaaaaatgcaaaatatgttAGTGAAATTGATATCGATACTTGCTTGATTGACAAACGCCGTTGTATTCCGTGCCGTCTTGCGTGGCGACCAACGTAATGGCGCATCGAGTACCATTAGGACAAATCTTCGCCCTGCAAGGATCAACGCAACGGCAGCGTTCGCAATCCTGAGAATCCACGTATTGCTCTTTGCCGTACGGACAACGGATGATGTCACACTCTTCTTTAGCCTCAGCGCATATATCTTTCGAATCGTTCGAGTCCACGTCAATTTCGTTGCTCgctgtaattaattgattcgagatattgaaaaatttttacaaaaaaagccTCAcacaaaagaagaaaagctATTGATACATAATTCTAGTGacgcataatttatattagacAACACATTAGCGAAGAAATTTAAGCAATGCGACATTTGAAATCTTTGCATATCATGAAAGATTTCGcacttttacaatttatctTGAGCATCGGCTACATaaaagcttttaaaaaaaatttcatcattattcATCATAAATCGTATTCTGCAGAAGTTAAGTTTATCGTATTTATGcttagttaaaatttaacagtaatcaaagaaacaattttctattgtatttttaaatatataaacttaattGATTAAGCAGTAtataagcattttttttaacgacaggaataaaatataaagaggTAAAGGATTGTAGCTAAAACATTACAAGGAAAGCATAAAAGTATatgtggaaaatataaaaacacataaaaatgCGCATGTACAAAGAAGACGACTGCTGTACACAAAGCTGAAAGGCTGCAAGATCTGCAAAAACATAAAGAGAACAAATAAATCGTTAGCGATTTCATATTCTGGACTTACTCCTAAGACAAGTGTTAATGCAAGATTCGAAAGTCTTGAATCTGTTGCTATTGCCACCGCATCCGGTATAAATAAACGCCCGGCATGTTTGGTATTCTTCGTCGTAGTAGAATCGCTTGTATGCACCGGAAGTGCAGGATCCGCTGTCGACCGGTTCTTTACAGATCGCTATATCatcattataaaacattattctaaatttcttaGATTTTCTGTAGTAAACTCGATGGAAGTGTCATGATCGCGCAAATTAATGTATCTCTCGAAGGAATCGTTATTCGAGTAAATgatgaaaagataattaagtaaatataCGTACACAGATTCGAAACGTTGGTGTCATTTCCAGGTTGTACGGGTTCTTCATGATGTATGCAAATAGACTCGCACTCAGCGATGGTACTGAATCTGTTCGCATTGCCGTCGCATCCGCCGTAAGTGAATTCGCGGCAGGTGCGCGTACTCGGTTCATAGTAATATTTCTGGAAAACGCCTCTGCACGGGCCGGAGTCCATAGGAAGATTGCacatatcttaaaaattaaacaattcaaGGGATGAAAGGAATTacacgaaaataattttttactcatATCAAAATTAACACTAACAAACATTCTGAAATTACAACTCACCTTGTCCGTGGAATCTCCCGCAGAGTCGCTCGCACTGTTCTTCGGTCTGGAATCGATTGGGGTTTCCGCCACAACCGCCGTAAATAAACGCTTGACACGTCTGATGTTGCGCATCATAATAGTACGCAGTGATAGAATCGTTGCAACTGCCAGCCTCGACTGGCGCCAAGCAGATCGGGCTCTTTGATTCTGCGACCGGCGGGGCTGTTATGGTTGGTCGAATAACTTCTGTCTGCCGCTTGCATTTCCTCTCGCAGGATTCTTCATCCTGGAAACGATTCTTGTTGCCTTGACAACCGCTGTACTCGAACTCTTGGCAGGAATCGGTGCGTTGATCGTAGTAGAATTGTTTCACGAAGCCGTTGCAAGGGCCGATCACCTTCGGTAATGCGCAAGCATCTGAAATTTTCATAGTTTTGTTtcgattattttgtaatattttctggATTCTCGGTGATATTTAGATCCAAGGTTTTGGACAATTTTTCTGTCCTTAATTCTTGTAATTTAGTACCTTGAACCTCTCCGCAGCGGTACTCGCACTCTTCGCGAGTGTTATAGTTATTGCCGTTGCTCTGACAGCCACCGTAACGGAATTGTTTACAAATGCCATCTCGACTGTCGTAGAACCATTTGATCTGGTTGTCGGAACATGGTCCATGCTCGTCAGGCAGGAAGCAGAATTCTGAGATGATCGATAGCAACTCAGTAACCACTATacatgaataattttcaaagttgTCCGGAAACATTACCTTTTCGGAATTCTAGTCCCGCCGGAGGCGCCGTAGACAGCGTCTGTTTGCACCTGTTGGTGCAGTCCTGTTCAGTCTGGAAGTTATTCTCATTCCCGCCACATCCGCCGTAATAGTACTGTCGGCACTGTCCCTCGTAGGAGTCGTAATACCATCGTTGAACATAATTTCGACAGTCTCCCATAAGAGCCGGCAGCAGGCAGATGTCTTGCTCTGCGTTCGTgaatttagatattatatttgtaatggtacattatttctttctttaaagaATTCTTTTGCGATCGATCGTAATCATGTAGAATTGTATAGTGCAAAAATCGCAGAAAAGAATTAAGAtatttgtcatttgtagaATAGTAATATTCAGTTTAaaagaaactttgaaataaataaattattatcgtgaaattaattgaaaaaattgacaaaaatatttatagaaaattttgtagAGAAATgtgtgataatattaaatacaatacgTAATacaactatataaatttttgtcgtGCTCTGTGCTTTCGTGCACGTAGAAATGTCAGTTTATCAATGcagtaaaaaaatgtgaaaagggataatgcatttttttcggTTGCATAATGCTATAAAAAATCACAACGTTtggagtaaaaaaaaaaagatctaaaGAAAACAAAGTCTTACCGATCTTAGACGGGCAATCAGACTCGCATGCAGATCTAGattcaaagttatttttattgccaCCACAGCCAGTGTAATAGAACGGCATGCAGCGGTTTTCTGATTGATCAAAGTACCATTGAGATTGCTTCTCTGCGCATGTACCCTCCGCCCGCGGCAATGTGCAAATATCTGTTAatcgtattaattattataccaTGCAAAGTTAGATCTGATTAATCAATCCAGTCTCAATTATCTCATTGTCAGCTGTTGCTAATTTGACATTTCTCATTCCTATCGTTAGTCAATCAGTTCAATTGCTATTTAGCAACTGTGATTATGCGCATTCGATTATAGTAAAGCATAATTTATGGAAATCTGTGTATAATTCTTACTCCGTCACCATTGTGTCCATTGATACATTgggttatttaaattatgagaaaaaaaaattaaattatgagaattaaatattttaaaatgcaatgtTTAGTAATAGCAACAGTAGAAAAATATGAGTTTTATCTGTCCTATTcttaaaatgctttttgtttaaaaaattctgaacattgattttatatcaaattttttaattggaatgattttcaaaattgtgcAAATAAAAGCGTGATTGTAAAACGAGCATCGTGTAAAAACTAATGCGCGATCGTGAAGCATGATCGCATGACGTTCCGTGTTGTAGCTAGAACGTAATAACGATTCAATGTTGAGTTGTCAATGTGCTTTCTTCTGATAACCATCACCTATAGTGCTAAGTGTGCGCTAAGAAAACGAGAACAACGCTTTCTCGAATCGGAGCAAAGCGATATTGTATTCTCTTCCTTTAGATTGTGATGCGTGATGTTACCACGAAGCAataaagttctttttttttctttcatttgtcTATACCTTGTGACGGACAACGGTGCTGGCAGGCAGCAAGAGTACGGAATTTATTGGCGTTGCCTTTACAACCGCCGTAAACAAATTGGCTACAAATGCCACGCTCGGCATCGTAATACCAGCGCAATGCCGAGCCCGGACAGGGTCCGGGGTCTCTCTTCAAGGCGCACACGTCAGACAGTTTTACTGCAAAAGTTCGTCCATCACTGTGCGGTCGAGTCGATCCACGTAACTGACGGTTAGAACTAATATCGGTGGCAAGAGAGTTTCGTATTACTTGAACACGCTCAATGCCAATCATTCTCGATAAAACTATGCCCCGCAGGGCTACCACGGTGAGTTTATTTTAGTTAAAGCTGTAAAAGTTACTCAATTTTTAAACGTTAAGTTTTATCAAattctatgaaatttttttcatcttataaaattgctaatcctattgtttttataaatttgtgttgATCGAATATATTGTTCGAATAGATGtgatcaatatattaatatgcgTTTAATTAAGTTATCGATCAGACTTACATTACGAATTACGTTTCACTTGTTAGATAGATTTTGTTAAAAGTAGCAAAATAGCATAGTTTCTAGAAGTATTAAATCGATAGATACCATTGCCAGCATTCCATATTATAATCACTACTATTATGAAAATTGAGAGATATTAATCttcaaacttataattttttttttaaatattgcacaattttGTCGACAGTAAAGATTTATCTATTGACTGGTCAAGCACAACtcataaaatcatatattataactatGATATCGTGCAAActgaaaatttacataagtaaaatatgtagAATTCTAACACatacaacaaataaaaaaagtaacaaagaaaaaaatacatacctTTTTGTCGGCCTGGCTGTAAGCACTGCTGATGACAAGCGACTTCTGTGGGGAAGTTATTGTCGTTCGCTTTGCAACCACCGTAATTAAATTGCTCGCAAGCCTGTGATTCTCGATTGAAGTACCATCTTGTGAAATTACCTGCGCATGGACCTTCTTCTTTCGGCTGATCGCAAGgttctaaataaaatgtaaataatagaCTTAACTGTTCATTAGGTCTGCAAATCCTAAggcaaaatatgttttaccTAATTTCAaagtcaaatatataaaaacaggaGTAAATACACTTTTAcaggcaaaataatttaaatatggaTAACTTTTATCATTACGGATACACGGCGGCTTACCAATGTTATCCGGCGTGACGCAAAGTTCTTCGCACTCTTCTCTAGATTTAAACTTATTAGCATTTCCAAGACAACCGCCGTAAATAAATTGACCGCACTGCTTCCTACCGGAGTCAAAATACCACGTCGGATGATATCCTTCGCAAGGACCAGCGATCTTCGGTAAAAAGCAAGCAGCTGCAAAATAAATCAGAAATTAactgttttaatataacactttagaatattttctttatgtaattgccaaaaatttgtttttaatctgtaaatttataaaaagagaaaatgtatataaatctaaataattttataacgcgATAATATGAATTATGAGTATtccacttttttatttattacataaaataatctttttatacaGCTACCTTTTCCTTTGGGCTGAACGCAAATCTCTTTGCACTCTTCCTGTGTTTTGAATCGATTCTCGTTACCCTCGCAACCACCGTACCAGAATCTCGAACAACCGCCGTAATCGGTGTCATAGAACCATTTGACCGTGAAGTCCCTGCAGGAGCCTCTGTCTTTCTTCAAGCCACATGCGGCGCCAGGCATCGAAGGTACCGTAGGACAACCCTCAAAGTTTTCTCCTTGAGCTTCCTCGATTCCGTCTGGACAGCATCCATACTTTGACGCGTCGCAAGCGCATCCGGCAAAGTTCGGTCCTTCGGCCGGAGTTCTGTTATCCGAACAGCATCCGTATTTTGTATTCTTGCATCCGCAGCCTGTGAACATTGCacaataaatttcattgcATAATGTGTtacttatttgtttaataataataaaaattattgtattttatagttatttatttaaataaaaagttaattaatttttgtatttaattttttattctaactaGACACACACAAGCGCACTtgatcttttactttttatcatactttatcatttttttagaaagattttcttattctttctaAATCTACATCAATTAATCTAATGGATGGAGGGAATAACGAAATCAATAAGTGAAAAGAACATCATTGGAACAACCGGAAAGAATGAAAACTGAGACTACAGCGGACAACGTCGTAAGACGTCATAAACCGAaggctatatatatttttcattctttttaaaagccgtattatttttaacaatttaattttataaatgtatgcaTATTGACTACCTTGACCATGAGAGCCTTTTGCGATGGTAACGCCGTCGGGGCAGCATCCGAACTGATAAGTATAGCACGGGCATCCCTCGAAATGCGGTCCGCTCGCGGGGGTGAATCGGTTCGGGCAGCAACCGTGAGTTGTGTATTGACAGCCGCAACCTTCGTTGTTTGGTCCACGCGCTACCGTCGAGTTATCCGGACAGCAACTAAATCTTGTATACTGGCAACCGCAGCCATAAAAGTTCGGTCCGCGAGCCGGCAGAATGTTATCCGGACAGCACTTGTATGGAGTTGATAAGCAGCAGCCCTCGTTGTTCGGTCCATGCGCCGGCGTTACACCATCCTCGCAGCATCCATGAGCACTGTCATGACATGGCATGCGACAGCCATAGTTGTCTGGTCCAAGAGCTGCGGGAATATGATCACAAATggtttacataatatattcagAGTTCGTCTATTTatcttagaaaaaaaaaattaattatatttttgtgggacttttattctgaaatattatttcagttaatattttagaatattaataatttacaaaattatcaatattttctcctTACTTAAATGACGAATTTTTTGctaattaattgttttgaaaaaataatttcatataaaatttgtgatttgtgtattatcaatttttatacctGCGGTAACTTCATCAGGACAGCATCCAAAGTAGGATGCGCTGCAATTTTCATTGTTAATGACGCCGCATCCCGCGAAATTCGTGCCGTTTGCAATGGTGATACCATCGGGACAGCAACCGTAGGTGGTGTTTACACAGTCTTCACTCGACATTGTTGTTACGTATATCTCCGTTTGTGATGTTTCAGAAGTGACTTCTTCGCAACcttattagaatatatatcgTAGTCAGTGaaactatatataataaatatatttcaaagtgtacggataaaataaatacctTCGCCATCAGGACCGGAAGCGACTCTAATATTGTCTGGACAACAGCCAAACTTGGTAACATTACAACAGCCCAAATTATCTTTTCCGCTAGCTGCAGTCTCATTGTCTGGACAACATCCAAACctaaaattcagaaataattaaattcaaaatttttaacatttaaaataacttgcatttaaataataatatgtaaaaatatcgttaaagtacaaaaattaaagaaaaaaatttattaaaataaaatataattattagtgCATAGAAAATgcatagaaaaaaatgaaaataacgtAAGATAAAATCATTTGAAGtgattatttcacaaaaatatgaaaaactaACTCTGTTTCATTGCATGGTTTCGTGCATCCCTCGTAATCATTGCCTTGCGCCGTAGTGACGCCGTCGGGGCAGCAACCGAAGAGCGATTCGTTACAATGAGAGGCAGGGCAACCTTTGTTCTTCGAACCGGTGGCTGGCGAAACGCCATCGGGACAACAACCATATCGTGTTTCGTTACACGTCTGCGGTGTCGGGCAACCTTGACCGAACGGTCCCTGAGCGGCGGTGATGCCGTCGTAGCAACATCCGAACGGCgtctttttgcaattcttcCTCGGTTTGCATTGCCGCTTCGTAGTTCCGGGGAAGATAGTCGTCCATATCTCGGtgactaaaattaaaaatttggcaTTAGCAGAAAAAGCAGGCattttatatcgattttatatcatttcaTATCGATAACTTTACCGTGAGTTTTGTCAGTAAGATCAGTTTCTCCGCTGATCGTGGAGAATGTAACTTCTGTCTCGGTGGTCTCCTCGAGAGACGATGTTGTGGCCGATGATTCGGTCGTTTCACCGGACGCAGTGGTCTCGCCCGACTCGGTTGTCTGTCCAGATTCTGTGGTCTCGCCCGATTCGGTCGTCTGTCCAGATTCAGTAGTCTCGCCAGACTCCGTCGTCGCACCCGATTCTGTCGTCGCGCCCGGTTCGGTGGTCGCAGTTCCGCCGGATTCTGTTGTCTCAGCTGATTCCGTGCTAGCGCCAGATTCAGTGGTCTCTCCTGATACCGTGGTTTGTCCCGATTCGGTTGTTCCGGTTACTTCGCTGCCGGTAGTTTCGGTCTCATCCGACGAGCTCGTTCCGGAAACAGTCGTTTCTTCCGTATTGCTAACTGTTGTAGTGACATCGGTTCCTTCGGTGGAAGCCGAGCTTTCTGGCGACGCCGATGTAACGTCATCGTCTTCGCCTTTCTCCGGTTTGTTGGTGCCCTCGCCTGGTATTTTTTCATCGGTCGTCAGTTGGGAAACTTCGGTAGTCGTCACTTCAGTTTCTGTGagagaatattatattgtattttgcacCTTTGACTTAATAATAatcgcaattatttaattttacattgataACCAAATATAAGTTGCATctcaattatatacaaatcgactaaaaacttgtaaaatatgtcacaaatttgaaattcaacaatatata is part of the Linepithema humile isolate Giens D197 chromosome 3, Lhum_UNIL_v1.0, whole genome shotgun sequence genome and harbors:
- the Ppn gene encoding papilin isoform X6 — protein: MTNIRNTWSLGLLIFIIAAHVHDTSAKHHHIKLRHGRHRRQHGGSYLPSNFVLDTDESERGNWGPWSNPSSCSRSCGGGVAHQTRQCLDIDDSGHDRCTGAARRFFSCNVQECPGEQTDFRAEQCAEFNNVPFEGVYYDWIPYTGSPNKCELNCMPRGERFFYRHKVSVVDGTPCEAEKNDVCVEGRCMHVGCDMMLGSDAREDACRECGGDGSDCNTVTGSFDTDDLQVGYIDILLIPEGATNIAIREIQPSNNYLAIRNTSGHYYLNGNWRIDFPRSLRFSGTTFHYARNPQGFAAPDTITALGPTNEPIYVVLLYQDRNVGVQYEYSIPKKFSTRTDPDSYTWVTDEFSSCSTSCGRGYQSRRVACVRRRDNQQVDENLCDPQLEPADTQSCNEDPCPAMWVEGPWTPCTKQCGEGGEQTREIKCEQVLGGGIASVVDDSQCLEKVGPKGSTKQECNRDVDCPQWHEGPWKPCDHICGPGKQTRTVTCYRKIDGKIDVLEDEACETEAPEREKACELRPCAGLDWITSDWSGCEEKCDLTKETRTAQCATQDGTVYSDDLCDVEKKPELERECEKAKDCDFLWYSSQWSECSAKCGSGVQTRKVFCGTFKDDTVKKVPDENCDPENKFEDTKNCTAKEPCKGEWFAGPWSKCSQPCGGGDMTRKVICMQDNKTVSVSQCNADTIMFSSEKCNDQPCEEGVTPIADGTEKPEEEEEEECEDEEEEEEKGAIEGALPAGKASKIIDQTEVTPLSEPFSESDIYSTMFSDSTRGDISPSELGSGEGSGDDDFTMLSTDLFSGSNTDSTIESESPASGITTEGKTGTTEFGTEVTESSDITEGIDTTFEGSGTTIEEESSISSEEGSGASASTDTLTDETTAESSQTSAVTESGSTESAVTKGSTDSSATTSSETASSAESVSTITESSVSTIESSDATTGSETTGSANTDVTTGSAETETTDTDTTGTATTDSTETQTTPTTDTTESTDTTESTESPPTTSSSETETTNTEQTETTGSDETTESSTASETEVTTTEVSQLTTDEKIPGEGTNKPEKGEDDDVTSASPESSASTEGTDVTTTVSNTEETTVSGTSSSDETETTGSEVTGTTESGQTTVSGETTESGASTESAETTESGGTATTEPGATTESGATTESGETTESGQTTESGETTESGQTTESGETTASGETTESSATTSSLEETTETEVTFSTISGETDLTDKTHVTEIWTTIFPGTTKRQCKPRKNCKKTPFGCCYDGITAAQGPFGQGCPTPQTCNETRYGCCPDGVSPATGSKNKGCPASHCNESLFGCCPDGVTTAQGNDYEGCTKPCNETEFGCCPDNETAASGKDNLGCCNVTKFGCCPDNIRVASGPDGEGCEEVTSETSQTEIYVTTMSSEDCVNTTYGCCPDGITIANGTNFAGCGVINNENCSASYFGCCPDEVTAALGPDNYGCRMPCHDSAHGCCEDGVTPAHGPNNEGCCLSTPYKCCPDNILPARGPNFYGCGCQYTRFSCCPDNSTVARGPNNEGCGCQYTTHGCCPNRFTPASGPHFEGCPCYTYQFGCCPDGVTIAKGSHGQGCGCKNTKYGCCSDNRTPAEGPNFAGCACDASKYGCCPDGIEEAQGENFEGCPTVPSMPGAACGLKKDRGSCRDFTVKWFYDTDYGGCSRFWYGGCEGNENRFKTQEECKEICVQPKGKAACFLPKIAGPCEGYHPTWYFDSGRKQCGQFIYGGCLGNANKFKSREECEELCVTPDNIEPCDQPKEEGPCAGNFTRWYFNRESQACEQFNYGGCKANDNNFPTEVACHQQCLQPGRQKDICTLPRAEGTCAEKQSQWYFDQSENRCMPFYYTGCGGNKNNFESRSACESDCPSKIEQDICLLPALMGDCRNYVQRWYYDSYEGQCRQYYYGGCGGNENNFQTEQDCTNRCKQTLSTAPPAGLEFRKEFCFLPDEHGPCSDNQIKWFYDSRDGICKQFRYGGCQSNGNNYNTREECEYRCGEVQDACALPKVIGPCNGFVKQFYYDQRTDSCQEFEYSGCQGNKNRFQDEESCERKCKRQTEVIRPTITAPPVAESKSPICLAPVEAGSCNDSITAYYYDAQHQTCQAFIYGGCGGNPNRFQTEEQCERLCGRFHGQDMCNLPMDSGPCRGVFQKYYYEPSTRTCREFTYGGCDGNANRFSTIAECESICIHHEEPVQPGNDTNVSNLSICKEPVDSGSCTSGAYKRFYYDEEYQTCRAFIYTGCGGNSNRFKTFESCINTCLRTSNEIDVDSNDSKDICAEAKEECDIIRCPYGKEQYVDSQDCERCRCVDPCRAKICPNGTRCAITLVATQDGTEYNGVCQSIVKPGRCPKVSNSTRCEQECVTDADCTGEWKCCNSGCGTSCLEPAPEEPLTTARTAVTPPLYGGEPAKIQEPEEPQVSAQEGGYITLKCVALGTPRPIITWRKDTTLIGPSEERRRILLDGSLQIINLYTYDRGTYVCTADNGLGPPVRAEYQLDVTVPVKVNVSLEQTQFPEGSDISLPCKVDGYPIPRVLWYKDDQLIQTDNRIKISELNRLIISDANREDSGQYRCEATNEYSSSSDSVEIRVAGIFIHPHCQDNTFFANCKLIVAAKYCTHKYYAKFCCRSCTEAGQLPARGPHIDNSRRRRRSVLRMLV